CTTTCAGGGCGGTGTTGAGAATCTCTCCGGTCTGGATGACCTGTCCGATTCCATTACTTTGCTGACCCTTGATGATGTCCTTTTCGGTCTTCGGATCTTTGCGGTAAATATGCTGTGAAACCGTTTCGTCGATGCTGACAGGCAGGGTGAGCTTTCCGTTGTACGGAGAGGTTTCTACCTGGTCGAGGAGATACTGGCGGCGCTGGAAGAACTTGCTCTCCAACTGCTCTTTCTTCAGGTCGTTGAGCGCGAGCGTAATCTTCTGATACTTATCATATTGCACATAGTCGTGGTTGCTCAGATCGCTCTTTTTCTTGGCAGCAATCACGCGCCGCATCAGTTCTACGGCAGGATTATCCTTACGTTTGTAGCGGCCTTTTTTCGATTTTACCACCACTTCGGTAAGTTTGTGCGTATCGTCTTTCAGTTTGATTTCCAGAAAGTTGGTCTTTTCGTCAACCTTCACCGATGTGCTCTTGTAGCTCAGTGCGCTTACGGTGAGCATGAGTCCCGGCTTCTTATCAATGGTAAACTTACCTTCTCCGTTGCTTGAAACCGCAATTTTATGTCCTTTGTATTGCACGCTTGCATACGGTACGGCAAAACCGTCGTCATCGATGACACGGCCTGTTATCTTCTGCTGAGCCATCATCTGAAGCGTAGAAATCATCAGAAGGATGACTGTAAAATACAACTTTTTAATACCTTTCATTTTTTATACCTTATTATATATATAGGGGCTCTCCGCCCATGATTTAATTTATTATCTAAACCGCAAGTAAGCTCCACACGCCCTGAAAGGGCAGAAGCTCCTAGCCCAGGGCATCGCCCTGGGTAATTACGGACGCAAACCTGTCGCCCTGTAAGGGCAAAAGCTTTAAAATACCGAGCAATATACAAAGCTTTTGCCCTTACAGGGCGCCTTGCTAATTGCCATTATACCCAGGGCGTTGCCCTGGGCTAGGAGCTTCTGCCCTTTCAGGGCGTGCTGCTTCCAGGAGCTTTTGGGGCTTTCAGGATGCAAAGTTATAACATTATTCGTAAATAGACGCAAAAACCTATTCATTATTTCAGTTTTTTATGAGATTTTCAGAAAAAGGCTTCCATACAGTTCCTTCTGCTGCCTGTTCTTGCTCTTCGCCGTGCGAGCCTGAGTGGTATAAAACTCCTTCATATTGCTCTATTTCACCTGTTTATCTGTCAATATCTGATGAAATTCAGAAAAATATAAGAAAACTATTTGGTTAATTTAATTTTTTAGCGTAATTTTGCACACTGAAATTTAAAGAAGAAACGCCCTTCTGCGGGCTTATTAAACATCAAGAGAATGAATAACAAGGGAAATCTTACCGACGAGCGGCCTCCTTTGCTGCCCGTCATCATAGGAACCGGTTTCGGCAGTGGCTTCTGGCCTTGGGGACCGGGAACGGCTGGCTCTGTATTGGCAACCCTCATCTGGGCAGCCCTGGCTTACGGACTCGGCATTACGGGTGAGAGTCTGCAGAGTATCACCTTCTTTCTCGTTATTGTTTCTACCATTCTGGGCACTTGGGCAACAGCGCAGTTGCAGCCTTACTGGGGCGAGGATCCCAGCCGTGTGGTCATCGATGAGATGGCTGGCGTGTGGATTCCCCTGTCGTTGCTGACCCCGCTTACGGCACAGGGCGAAGTGAAAGATGCCTGGTGGTGGGCATTGGTGGCACTTGTTCTCTTCCGCTTCTTTGATATGGTGAAACCGCTGGGCATCAAGAAACTGGATAACAGGCAGGGCGCCTTCTATGTGATGGCTGATGATCTGCTGGGCGGCTTCTATGCAGCCGTTTCTTTAATCATCATCAAAATCATACTGGTTTCGGCTGGAATCATCTAGTCTGGCATTTCTTAAAGAAACAAATTCTTAAACAGACATTTCTTAAACAGACAATAAAAAATAGATTAAAACATGAATTATAGAGATTTCTTACAAAAAGTTATCTATGCCATCATCAATCCACTTATCAAGGGGATGATAGCAGTAGGTATTACTCCTAACATTGTCACCTTCGTAGGATTCCTGGGCAATATTGTGGCAGCCGGTTTCTTCCTTGATGCTGCATGGATGCTCGGAACAGAGCAGGCTGATTATGCATCTTGCATGGTTACTGTAGGATGGGGTGGATTCATCATCCTCGCAGCCGGTCTCTTCGATATGATGGATGGCCGATTGGCACGTATGAGCGGCAAGAGCAGTCTCTTCGGTGCACTCTGGGATTCTACACTCGACCGCTACAGCGAACTGGTAAGTCTCTTTGGCATCTGCCTCATCTTCGTACGTATGCAGGGCGATATGATCTGGTTCTGGATGGGCGTAGTCACCTTTGCAGCGATGATCGGTTCTGTGATGGTAAGTTATGTCCGTGCCCGTGCTGAGGGTTTGGATATTGAGTGCAAGGTAGGTTTCATGCAGCGTCCTGAGCGCGTTGTGGTTACCGCTGTTACTGCGATGATTACCGGCTTTACAGGCAATATCTGGTGGCTGGCTGGCGGCATGATTCTGATTGCCGTTCTGGCAAACATCACCGCTTTCTGGCGCATCTGGCATTGTTATGTTGTGATGAACACTCATAAATAATAAACTGAACTTTCGCATATCAGGAAGTTAAAGGAGTTAAGGAAGTTAAGGAGTTAAGACGTATGTCTTTCAGCTTAAAAAATACGCCCAAAAGACTATTGTCTTAACTCCTCAGCGACCGTAGGGAGCGATAACTTCTTTAACTTCTTTAACTCCTGAACTTGCAAAACTTGAATAAAAAAAGTAGAAAAAAGTGTTTAGTATCTATCTGATTATCCTCCTGGCGGTACTCGTAGCCTGGAAGAAGACACGCCGTTTTGCCTTCTATTTTCTGCCTTGGTTCCTCTTTGGAATCATCTACGATTCGATGCGCCTTTATCCTAACTATATGGTGAACGATATTGATGTGGCGAATCTCTATCATGCAGAAAAGTCGCTCTTTGGTATTGCTGCTTCATCCAGCGCAGAACTGCAGGCTGTAGCCGACCATAGCCAGCTGATGATTCCGGGCGAATACTTCAAGGTTCACCATTGCGGTTTTGCCGATTTCTGGGCAGGCATCTTCTATCTCTGCTGGGTTCCGGTGCCTATCGCCTTTGCCCTTTATCTGTATCTTACGAAACAGCTTAAATGGTTCAGACGTTTCTCCTGGGCTTTCCTGCTGGTGAATGTCATCGGCTTCATCGGCTATTACATCTATCCGGCTGCTCCGCCCTGGTATGCGATGAACTATGGCTTCGAGGCTGTGCTCAATACACCGGGTAATGTGGCTGGTCTGGGCAGATGGGACGCAATGACCGGACTGCATGTGTTCCACGGACTCTATGGCAAGAATGCCAATGTCTTTGCTGCCGTGCCTAGCCTGCATGCTGCCTATATGTTCCTCACCACGATTTATGCTGTGATGAGCCGTAAACGCTGGTATACGGTGGTGCTCTTCGCCTGCATCTGTCTGGGCATCTGGTGGACGGCAGTCTATTCCGGTCATCATTATATCATCGATGTCATGTTGGGTATTCTTACTA
This Segatella copri DSM 18205 DNA region includes the following protein-coding sequences:
- a CDS encoding phosphatidylglycerophosphatase A family protein, whose product is MNNKGNLTDERPPLLPVIIGTGFGSGFWPWGPGTAGSVLATLIWAALAYGLGITGESLQSITFFLVIVSTILGTWATAQLQPYWGEDPSRVVIDEMAGVWIPLSLLTPLTAQGEVKDAWWWALVALVLFRFFDMVKPLGIKKLDNRQGAFYVMADDLLGGFYAAVSLIIIKIILVSAGII
- a CDS encoding CDP-alcohol phosphatidyltransferase family protein, which codes for MNYRDFLQKVIYAIINPLIKGMIAVGITPNIVTFVGFLGNIVAAGFFLDAAWMLGTEQADYASCMVTVGWGGFIILAAGLFDMMDGRLARMSGKSSLFGALWDSTLDRYSELVSLFGICLIFVRMQGDMIWFWMGVVTFAAMIGSVMVSYVRARAEGLDIECKVGFMQRPERVVVTAVTAMITGFTGNIWWLAGGMILIAVLANITAFWRIWHCYVVMNTHK
- a CDS encoding phosphatase PAP2 family protein; its protein translation is MFSIYLIILLAVLVAWKKTRRFAFYFLPWFLFGIIYDSMRLYPNYMVNDIDVANLYHAEKSLFGIAASSSAELQAVADHSQLMIPGEYFKVHHCGFADFWAGIFYLCWVPVPIAFALYLYLTKQLKWFRRFSWAFLLVNVIGFIGYYIYPAAPPWYAMNYGFEAVLNTPGNVAGLGRWDAMTGLHVFHGLYGKNANVFAAVPSLHAAYMFLTTIYAVMSRKRWYTVVLFACICLGIWWTAVYSGHHYIIDVMLGILTTIVGVLLMESKRIWARLKKNS